Proteins encoded together in one Penicillium digitatum chromosome 1, complete sequence window:
- a CDS encoding MFS transporter: MSKPNISSNFKVDEVLPALAKPTLWNRCKTHMKRFWWAYLIALCISALVIILPLFYVGIPHFANNFINKHDFDYDSLEITNPRPTAIHVKQKKPIQMGGAFSGGGHLNAFNATCRLKDTDVSAIFPVPRIAFGNGAIHELDQDLDLTCVDCLSRLVSTVASNKTSSIVIEGTPHLKYGGLPTAHLNIRKTVNVKSFNLTDFLTSKDAFNVTSLELLTPPVDGYDFNATISMRNPIPFIVELGYVTFNLTLGGSDLGRVDFPHLFLEKNISSTVVLGSINKEVLLREALSGHDDFGTFTIGVRGKSCSFNGVDIPYFTAAVTAMSASIRVDLLKYASSLFS; the protein is encoded by the exons ATGTCAAAACCCAACATCTCCAGTAACTTCAAGGTCGATGAGGTGCTACCGGCCCTAGCAAAGCCGACCTTATGGAACCGATGCAAGACACATATGAAGAGATTTTGGTGGGCTTATTTGATCGCACTTTGCATTTCTGCCCTAGTCATTATTCTCCCACT CTTTTATGTCGGAATTCCTCACTTCGCGAATAACTTTATCAACAAGCACGACTTCGACTACGACAGCCTCGAGATTACCAACCCCCGGCCCACTGCCATCCATGttaaacaaaagaaacccaTTCAAATGGGAGGTGCATTCAGTGGTGGTGGCCATCTGAATGCATTCAACGCCACCTGTCGCCTCAAAGACACCGACGTTTCTGCAATTTTCCCTGTTCCGAGAATTGCATTTGGCAATGGCGCCATACATGAATTAGACCAAGATTTGGATTTGACTTGTGTCGACTGTCTGTCGCGATTGGTTTCTACAGTTGCATCGAACAAGACCTCTTCCATTGTGATTGAAGGCACACCCCATTTGAAATACGGTGGTTTACCGACGGCTCATTTGAACATTCGCAAAACCGTAAACGTGAAAA GTTTCAATCTCACAG ATTTCCTCACTTCCAAGGACGCATTCAACGTCACCAGCTTGGAACTCCTGACTCCGCCAGTTGATGGATATGACTTCAACGCCACAATCTCCATGCGCAATCCGATTCCCTTCATCGTTGAACTG GGATACGTAACTTTCAACCTCACCCTAGGTGGTTCAGACTTGGGTCGGGTCGATTTCCCCCATCTCTTTCTAGAGAAGAATATCAGCAGCACTGTGGTCCTGGGTTCAATTAACAAAGAAGTGTTACTTCGCGAGGCCCTTTCCGGTCACGATGACTTTGGCACTTTCACTATCGGCGTGCGTGGGAAAAGCTGTTCTTTTAACGGTGTTGATATCCCTTACTTCACAGCAGCTGTCACGGCTATGTCTGCGTCGATAAGAGTCGATCTACTCAAATATGCATCAAGTCTATTTTCTTGA
- a CDS encoding Major facilitator superfamily domain, general substrate transporter: MVLRGKYLHWAVTAASCQAFLLLGYDQGVMSGLIGANNQFGQTFNSPDSTMQGLLTSIYDIGCAVGCLLSLVIGHKVGRRKMIIAGGSIMIIGTIILGSSYTVAQFLVGRIVTGLGNGINSSTIPAYQSELARPEQRGMLLSAQGTVTILGLCIAYWLDYGLSFVDTPVQWRFPISFQAFFAVCLVLQMIPLPDSPRWLCEQDRSDEAGSVLARLQLNQPADESHPEVALLRRQIESSIEIESAGGPFKYKELWSGGQMGNLRRMILAAVVNIQQQFTGSNMINYYAPVVYQNAMKLSRNLSLILGGCTSLAYLVGSIIPLWSMDKFGRRVSLMVSAAGLCFCFVMTAILLSIGTTSCAYAATVFVFIFQLFLGIGYLPVPWFYPSEISTTRIRARAQAFGGFVNWICVFIVVQITPTAIDNIGWKTFIIFACFCFAWVPMVFFFFPETKGLELEDVDHLFSRGGITGGVWETRGYPVLPGHHRTLNTATIEKPIIETAHIEV; this comes from the exons ATGGTCCTGCGCGGAAAATACCTACACTGGGCTGTGACAGCTGCAAGCTGTCAAGCCTTTCTTCTCCTGGGATATGACCAGGGAGTCATGAGTGGCCTGATTGGCGCGAACAATCAATTTGGACAAACATTCAACAGCCCTGATAGCACGATGCAGGGTCTTCTTACTTCAATCTACGATATCGGCTGTGCAGTCGGCTGTCTCCTTAGTCTCGTCATTGGCCACAAAGTCGGCCGCCGCAAGATGATTATTGCTGGCGGTTCAATCATGATCATAGGAACCATCATCCTCGGCAGCTCCTATACCGTTGCTCAATTCCTGGTTGGCCGAATTGTCACCGGTCTTGGCAACGGAATCAACAGCAGCACCATTCCAGCCTACCAATCCGAGCTAGCGCGTCCAGAGCAGCGTGGCATGTTGCTATCAGCTCAAGGCACCGTGACAATCCTCGGTCTGTGCATCGCATACTGGCTGGACTATGGGCTGAGCTTCGTGGACACGCCCGTTCAGTGGCGGTTCCCGATCAGCTTTCAGGCTTTCTTTGCCGTCTGCTTAGTTTTGCAGATGATTCCCCTGCCTGATTCGCCGCGCTGGCTCTGTGAACAAGACCGCAGTGACGAGGCAGGCTCGGTTCTGGCACGGCTCCAACTGAATCAGCCTGCTGATGAGTCCCATCCTGAGGTTGCTCTTCTACGTCGACAGATTGAGTCATCTATCGAGATTGAGTCTGCAGGCGGACCCTTCAAGTACAAGGAGCTCTGGTCGGGTGGCCAGATGGGGAATCTTCGACGCATGATCTTGGCGGCCGTTGTCAATATCCAGCAGCAATTCACAG GCTCTAACATGATCAACTACTATGCCCCCGTTGTCTACCAG AATGCTATGAAGCTATCTCGCAATCTATCCTTAATCCTTGGTGGCTGCACCTCTCTCGCGTACCTTGTTGGCTCGATTATCCCCTTGTGGAGCATGGACAAGTTCGGCCGTCGGGTCTCACTCATGGTCTCTGCCGCAGGCCTCTGTTTCTGTTTCGTGATGACTGCTATTCTATTATCAATCGGCACTACCTCCTGTGCATATGCAGCTACCGTGTTCGTTTTTATTTTCCAGTTGTTCCTCGGCATCGGTTATCTGCCAGTTCCCTG GTTCTATCCGTCCGAAATATCGACTACGCGTATCCGAGCTAGAGCTCAAGCGTTTGGTGGCTTTGTCAATTGGATTTGTGTTT TCATTGTCGTTCAAATTACTCCGACGGCAATTGATAATATTGGATGGAAGACATTTATCATCTTCGCTTGTTTCTGCTTTGCTTGG GTTCCtatggtcttcttcttctttcccgaGACCAAAGGCTTAGAACTGGAAGATGTTGATCATCTCTTCTCCAGGGGTGGAATTACCGGAGGTGTTTGGGAAACTAGAGGTTATCCCGTTCTCCCTGGGCACCATCGAACTTTGAATACCGCAACGATTGAGAAGCCAATCATCGAAACTGCACACATCGAGGTGTAA